The sequence CAGCCTGCGGGCCGCCGGCTTTGCCGTGCGGGAAGTGCGCCTCACCCAGCACCATCCAGTCACCCAGCCCGGTCTGGCCGCTGAAGAGACAGCAGGCAGCTGGGCCCGGCACCCCAGCCGGGTGGATGTGCACGGCATGGCCACCTGCCCCGGCTGCCACTGCCCAGCCCCCGCCGGGGAGATGGCCCGCTGGGGCAGCTGCAGCTTCTGCCGCCGCCAGCTCCTCGCCGAGAACCCCGTCAGCGGCAGCCCTCAGTAGCGCTCGGGCCGCGGATCCTGCCAATCGGGCCGTACACCGGCGGCGGCCAGTGCCGCGGCCCGGCGCTCCAGGCGCTGGCGATCCAGGCGCCAGAGCCGATAGATGCCGGAGGAGGCCAGCAGCTCGGGCTCCAGAGCGCGCCAGTGGGGCCGCTCAGCCGTGGCGGCATCGATCACCAGCAGCACCGAAGGCTGCTGCTCCGCCCCGCTCGGCTCCTGACCCCGGCGACGCTCCCGGCCCAGGCGATCGGCCAGGTTCACCAGCCCCGTGGCCGGTGCCCCCTCGTAGATCACCACACGGCGGCTGTAGTAGTGCAGCGAGGGCTTCAACATGCCCACCATGGCCAGGGGCTGGTCAGGCGTCTGGTGCTGCCGCACGGCGCTGGCCATGGCCCGCACCGGCAGGCCCCGCAGCCGATCCCCCAGCTGCCAGCTGGGCAGCAGCACCAGCGGCACGAACAGCAGCAGCGGCACCTGCAGGGCCGCCAGCCCCGGCAGCGGCTGACGCCGCCACCACAGCACCGCCCCCACTAGGGCCGCCAGGCCGTAACAGGCGGCGGCGAGGGCCAGCAGCCTCGACTCCAACAGCTCCTGGGGCAGCGACGGCATCTCCGGCGTGATCACCAGCGGCAGCCACAGGGGGGCAGCGGCGAAAGCAAGGGCCATCACCAGGCTCAACAGCACCGTGCTGACTGCAGCCCAACCCCAGCCCCAGCGCTTCGCCTGGGCCCGCTGGGCCGCCAGGGCCACCAGCCCCCCCGCCGCAGGCGTGGCGGGCAGCCAGTAACTGGGCAGTTTGGTGGCCGCCAGGGTGAAGAACAGCAGCACCGCCAGCAGCCAGCAGGCGCTGTAGCGCTGCAGCGACAGGGCCGGGGGCAGCGGCGCCACCGGAACCGGGCGCCAGCGCCAGGCCTCGCCCCCCCTGAGGCCCTGCACCAGGCCCAGCAGCAGCACGGGGCTCCAGGGCAGGCTGGCCAGCAGCAGCACCGGCCCGAAAAACCACCAGGGCTGGGAGTGGTTGTTCACCGCAGCCGTGAAGCGCTGCAGGTTGTGGTAGCCGAAGAAACTGCGCCAGAAGGGCTCCCCCTCCACCGCCAGGGCCAGGCCGTACCAGGGCAGGCTCAGGGCCGCCGTGATCGCCAGTCCCGGCAGCGGCCGCAGCCGACACCAGAGCCGCGCCAGGTCACCCTGCAGCCAGCCGAACAGCAGCTGGGTGAGGCCGAGCAACAGCACCGCCACCGGCCCCTTGGCGAGCACCGCCAGGCCCAGCCAGAGCCAGCCCCACCACCAGCCGCGGCCGCCCGCGGCGTAGCAGCGCCAGCAGAGCAGCAGGCTGAGGCCCAGGCAACCGGAAAAGAGGCCGTCGCTCACCGCGATCCGTCCCCACAGCAGCACCAGAGGCGAGAGGGCGAAGGCCACGGCGGCCGTCAGGGCAGCCAGGGCGGCACGGCGGCCGTGCTGGGGCCAGCGCAGCAGGGTGTCGGCCAGGGCCAGCATCAGCCCGATCGTGGCCAGGGCTGAGGGCAGCCGGGCCGCCCAGGTGCCCAGGGGGTTCCACCACCCCTGGCCGGGAAGGGCATAGACCAGGCCCATCCCCCAGTACACCAGTGGCGGCTTGTCGTAGCGCGGCAGGCCGTTGACCCACGGAATCAGCCAGTCGCCGGCCTCGGCCATCGCCCGGGCCGAGGCGGCGAACAGCGGCGGCGTCTCGTCCACCAGGCCGCTGACCCCCAGCTGCCACAGAAACAGCACCACCCCCAGGCCAAGACACAGCAGCAGCACCCGGCGACGCTGGCAGGTGGGAACTGGAGCAGGGGTCACAGGGCCCAGGGAACTGGGGCGACCCTATCTGCGCCGGGCGGGGCCACCCTCCGCTGCAGCACCTCCCCCCTGCAGTCCCGCCTCCCGCCACACCTCCTCCAGCCAGCCCTCGATCCGCTCGGCGAACACCGCCCGCGAGCAGTGGCGCTCCGCCCAGCGTCGGCAGGCCGCCCGCTCCACCCCCAGCGCCCGTTCGGTGGCCAACGCCAGGGCCGCCCGGTCATCGGCAGCCGCGAGGGCACCGGTAAGCCCCTCCTGCACCAGTTCCCCCGGGCCACCGCGGGCATAGGCGGCCACCGGCACACCACAGGCCATGGCCTCCACCACCACGTTGCCGAAGGCCTCGTTCCACTTCGGGGTGTTGAGCAGCACCGCGCAGCGCCCCAGCTCGCGCTGCAACTGCTCGGTGGGCAGAAACCCCCGCCACTGCAGCGTGCCGGGGGGCACAGAGCTCTCCACCCAGCGGGCATAGGCCGGATCCTGGGGCAGACCCCACACCGCCAGGGGAATCTGCAGCTGAGCCGCCACGGCCGCCGCATCCTCCAGGCCCTTCTCGGGGGCGATGCGGCCGGCCCAGCCCAGCAGCCGCTCCGGCTGGGGATTGAAGCCGTACTGATCCAGATCAAAACCGTTGCCCACCAGCCGCGGCGCTGCCGGCAGGCTGAAATCGGCGGCCTGGGCGGCGGTGTGAAAGGCCAGGCGCCCCGGCTGGCGGGCCGCCACCTCGGCGATCACCGCATCCATCGCCTCGCCCACCGATCCCATGCTGATCAGGTGGGCCAGGGGCGTGGTCACGTGGGGCGTGAGCCAGAGCGGCAGCCAGTCGTAGGCAAGGTTCAGGATCACATCGGCGCGATGCTGCTCGCTCAGGGCCCGTCGCCAGAGGCGGGGCAGCAGGCCATCGGCCGGGATCAGCAGCGGGCTGTGGCGCTCCTGGTGCTGGCAGCTGGGCTGGGCCTCACCACGCTCCAGCCAGAGCTCAGCGCCGCCGCAGCTGGCCGGCAGCCGGGAGCCCTCGGCGGCCAGCACCATCACCTGGTGGCCGCGCTGCAGCAGCCCCGCCACCAGGGAGAGGGCCGTGAGCTCCACACCGCCACCGGCGCCGCTGCCCAGGGGGCCCATCGGGGTGGTCACCACCAGGATGCGCATCAGAGCGGTCCTCCCCAGAGCTGCTGGCGGCGGTTGATCAGCAGCACCGACACCATCGCCAGCCCGGCCCCCAGCCACTGCAGCGGCGAGAGCCGCTCCTGCAGCCACACCACCCCACAGAGCACGGCAAACACGGGAGTCAGGAAGGTGAGAGCGGTGAAGCCGGTGAGATCACCGCTGCTCGCGAACCAGAAGAACAAGCCGTAGGCCAGGGCGCTGCCCAGCAGGCTGGCGTAGGCCATCAGGCCCCACTGCAGCGACGACCAGGCCGGCAGCCAGGGGCCACCCGAGGCCAGCAGCGGCGCCCCGTGCAGCGCCAGCAGCGGCAGACCCCCCAGCAGCATGTGCCAGCCGGTGACCGCCAGCGGATCGCTGTGGCGCACGGCATAGCGGCAGAGCACCGTGCCCACCGCCATCGCCACCGCCGCGGCCAGCATCCAGAGCTCGCCATGGCTCCAGGCCCGCTGATCCGGCACCAGGGGTCCTTCCAGCCACCAGTGGCGCAGCACGGCGGCCGGCAGACCCAGGCAGAGGATGCCCAGCAGCCCGAGCACCAGCCCCAGCCAGCCCACCGGGTTGATCGCCTCGCCGAACAGGCTGCGGGCCATCAGGGCCACCAGCAGGGGCTGGGAGTCGATCAGCACCGAGCCCAGGCCAGCCCCGGTCTGCACCAGGCCCCGGGCCAGCAAGCCCTGGAACAGGGCCCCGTCCACCAGGGCGAAGGCGAGCAGCCAGGGCCAGTCAGCGCGGTGGATGGCAAGGGGACGGCCCAGCAGCAGCGCCGCCAGCAGCAGCAGCACCCCGGCCGGCAGCAGCCGCAGGGTGGCCACCAGCAGGGGCCCGCCGTCGCTGAGCAGCGGGCGCATGGCCGCCATCGCCGTGCCCCAGAGGGCGAACGGCAACAGCATCAGCAGCCAGCGCAGGGCCTGGGGCATGGGGGCGGTTTTCAAGGCCGGTGGAGGCTTCTTTTTAAGATCCGGCAACCACACAAGAGTTCCATGGTCTGGCCCTGGCGCCGCAAGACACGCCGCACCATGGCGCGGATCGCCATCGAAGGCCCCATCGGCGGGGGCACGCGCACCAGGGTGCTGAAGGCCCTGCGCCAGGTGGAGCAACGGGAGTGCCCGGCCCTGCTGCTGCGGATCGACAGTCCCGGCGGCACGGTGGGCGACAGCCAGGAGATCCATGCCGCCCTGCTGCGGCTGCGTCAGAAGGGCTGCCGGGTGGTGGCCAGTTTCGGCAACATCTCCGCCTCCGGGGGGGTGTACATCGGCGTGGCGGCCGAGAAGATCGTGGCCAACCCCGGCAGCATCACCGGCTCGATCGGCGTGATCCTGCGGGGCAACAACCTCTCGAAGCTGCTGAAGCGGCTCGGCGTGAGCTTCGAAACGGTGAAGAGCGGCCTCTACAAAGACATCCTCTCGCCGGATCGGGCCCTGAGCGAGGCGGAACGGGAGCTGCTGCAGAGCCTGATCGACTCCAGCTATCACCAGTTCGTGGGCGCCGTGGCCGAGGGCCGCGGGCTCGAGACCAAGGCGGTGCGGGCCTTCGCCGATGGGCGCGTGTTCAGTGGGGCCCAGGCGCTGGAGCTGGGGCTGGTGGACGCGCTGGGGGATGAGGAGGCCGCCCGCCGCCTGGTGGCCGACCTGGCCGGGCTGGATGCGGAGAAGACCCGGCCGATCACCTTCGGGGCGCCACCCAGGCGCTTCGCCGGCCTGATCCCCGGCCGCAGCCAGGTGGATCGGCTGCAGCAGCTGCTCAGCCTGGAGCTCGGCTGGTGCGGCCAGCCCCTGTGGCTGTTCCGCCCATGAGCGGCGGGCTGCAGCTGCGGGCCCTGCGCGGGGCCACCACCTGCCAGGCGAACACGGCGGCTGCCATCGACGAGGCCGTGGCGGAACTGATGCAGGCGCTGGTGGAGCGCAATGGCCTGGAAGGCCATCAGGTGCTCTCGGTGACCTTCTCGGTGACCACGGACCTCGACGCCTGCTTCCCGGCCGCGATCGCCAGGCGCCGCGCTGGCTGGGAGCATGTTGCCCTGCTCGACTGTCAGCAGATGGCGGTGGCAGGGGATCTGACCCACTGCATCCGCCTGCTGGCCCACGCCTGGATGGATCCGGATCGCCAGCCCTGCCATCCCTATCTGCGGGGCGCGAGCCGCCTGCGGCCCGACCGCGCCAGCTAGCCCGCCGACCACCTGAGCCCGCAGCGCTCCGTCCGCTCTGCTGGGATTGAGGGATTGATCGGAGCAGGCCCCATGGGTTTCCACCCACCACGCCGCCCCCTGGCCCTTGCCGTGGCAGCGGGTCTCGGTACCGCCGCCCTCAGCGCCCTGAGTCTGCTGAGCCCTGCGGCCCTGCAGCCGCCGGCCCGTGCCCAGGGCACCCCTGGCTTGCTGGAGTTCCGCTGGGAGAACAGCCGCGACTACCGCAAGCTCTATTTCTTCATGACCAACACCCAGCGCCTGCAGCGCTCGGAGTACTACCTGGTGCTGCGCCCGAAGGACCGCAAGACGGCCATCCTCAAGCTCAGCGTCACGATCCCCGATCACTTTGACGCCAAGATCGATCCCAGCCGGGTGGAGCTCTGCAGGATGAGCAAGGGCGGCATGCTGTCGCGCACGCGCTGCCTGGAGACCATCCCCGCCACGATCGAGATCGCCGAGAACGGCGGTGCCATTGAGATCTTCCCCGACACGCCGGTGTCTGACACCGACACCATCGGTGTGTACATGCGGCTGTTCAACCCCTTTGACGTGGGGATGTACCAGTTCAATGCCCTGGCCCAGGCCCCCGGCGAGGTGCCGATCTCGGGCTACCTGGGCAGCTGGCTGATCCAGATCGACCCGCCCAGCAACTGAGTTCAGGCCAGGCGGCGCAAGCTGGCCTGATAGCTTGATCGATCACCAGTCAACACGCGACGGAAGGAGCGAACAGAGAGCCATGACCAAGCGAACCCTGGGGGGCACGAGCCGCAAGCGCAAGCGGGTTTCTGGTTTCCGAGTGCGCATGCGCAGTCACACCGGCCGCCGTGTGATCCGCACCCGTCGTCGTCGCGGCCGCTCCCGCCTGGCCGTCTGAACCCATGGCTCTGCCCCGCCGCCACCGCCTGAAGGGGCAGCGGGTCTTTGACGCCCTCTACCGCCGGGGCCGACAGCTCCACAGCCCCCACCTCAGCCTGCGCTGGCATCCCGTCAAGCCGGCTCTCGAGCCCGCCGCCGAGCGTGGCCATGCCCAGAGTCCCTGGCGCTGTGGGGTGGTGATCAGCTCCAAAGTGCACAAGCGGGCCGTGCGGCGCAACCACCTGCGCCGGCTGCTGCACAACCACCTGACCAACCAGGGGATCGCCCCGTGCCAGGGGCCGATCTGGCTGCTGCTCAGCCTCAAGCCAGGCAGTGTCGATCGCGAAGACGACGCCCTGCTGGAAGAATGTGAACAGCTTCTGCACCGGGCAGGTCTGAGACGATGAGCAAGCAGAGCCCCACCGAGATCCAGGAAACGGTGTTCTACGAAGGGGGCCCGGCCAAGGGCGACCTGATCACCAACCTGCTCTTCGGCCTCACCGTGATCGGCCTGCCCTTTGCGGTGGGCGCCGTGGTGCGCGCCCTGTGGCTGCGCTTCCGCATCACCAGCCGCCGCATCGAGATCAATGGCGGCTGGCTGGGCCGCGACCGCACCCAGGTGGTGTACAGCCAGATCCGGGAGGTGCGCAGCGTGCCCCGGGGCTTCGGCGCCTGGGGCGACATGGTGCTGGTGCTCAACGACGGCGCCAAGCTCGAAATGCGCTCCATGCCCAGGTTTCGTGAGCTGGAGGCCTACATCGAGGAACGCCGTCAGGCCAGGCGTCCGGCCGCCCCCAAGGGCATGGCCGCCTGAACCCCCGCCTGCTCAGGCACACTGAGCCTCGCCCTCCTTCAACCCCCAGGCCCCCACCGCTGTGATCGGCTACATTTCCGACAACCTGCTCCTCCCGATCCTCGATTTCTTCTACGGATTGGTGCCGAGCTACGGGCTGGCGATCATTGCCCTCACGGTGGTGATCCGGCTCGCCCTGTTTCCGCTCAGCGCCGGATCGATCCGCAATGCCCGCCGCATGCGCATCGCCCAGCCGGTGATGCAGAAGCGCCAGGCCGAGATCAAGGCTCGGCACGCCAGCAACCCCCAGAAACAACAGGAGGAGCTGGGCAAGCTGATGAAGGAGTTCGGCAGCCCTCTGGCGGGCTGTCTGCCCCTGCTGGTGCAGATGCCGATCCTGTTCGCCCTGTTCGCCACCCTGCGGGGCTCACCCTTCGCCGATGTGCCCTACACCGTGAACCTCAAGGTGCTGCCCGCCGACCAGGTGGCCACGATCGAGACCAAGCCCTTCAACACGGCCAGCCACTCGATCTTCGTCACCAGCACCAGCCATGTGCCGGTGATCGCCAGCCTCGAGGCCGGCAACAAGCTGGCGGTGGGCAGCAGCGAAACCGTGACGCTGCACACCAAGACCGATGAGAGCTTCGCCTCGGTGCTGGCCGGGGTGGAGAACGGCGACGCCTTCCAGCCCAGCTGGAGCGTGACGAAGGGCGAGGAGGTGGTGCGGGTGGATCAGAACGGCACCATCACCGCCATCGCCCCCGGCGACGCCACGGTGGAGGCCAAGATTCCAGGCCTGGCGGCCCGCAGCGGCTTCCTGTTCATCAAGGCCCTGGGTCAGGTGGGCTTCATGAGCGAAGGCCAGGTGAACTGGGACATCGCCGGCCTGGTGGCCGGCTTCGGCGCCACCCTGTTCATCTCCCAGATCCTCTCGGGGATGGGCATGCCGGCCAATCCGCAGCAGTCC is a genomic window of Cyanobium sp. NS01 containing:
- a CDS encoding glycosyltransferase family 39 protein, encoding MTPAPVPTCQRRRVLLLCLGLGVVLFLWQLGVSGLVDETPPLFAASARAMAEAGDWLIPWVNGLPRYDKPPLVYWGMGLVYALPGQGWWNPLGTWAARLPSALATIGLMLALADTLLRWPQHGRRAALAALTAAVAFALSPLVLLWGRIAVSDGLFSGCLGLSLLLCWRCYAAGGRGWWWGWLWLGLAVLAKGPVAVLLLGLTQLLFGWLQGDLARLWCRLRPLPGLAITAALSLPWYGLALAVEGEPFWRSFFGYHNLQRFTAAVNNHSQPWWFFGPVLLLASLPWSPVLLLGLVQGLRGGEAWRWRPVPVAPLPPALSLQRYSACWLLAVLLFFTLAATKLPSYWLPATPAAGGLVALAAQRAQAKRWGWGWAAVSTVLLSLVMALAFAAAPLWLPLVITPEMPSLPQELLESRLLALAAACYGLAALVGAVLWWRRQPLPGLAALQVPLLLFVPLVLLPSWQLGDRLRGLPVRAMASAVRQHQTPDQPLAMVGMLKPSLHYYSRRVVIYEGAPATGLVNLADRLGRERRRGQEPSGAEQQPSVLLVIDAATAERPHWRALEPELLASSGIYRLWRLDRQRLERRAAALAAAGVRPDWQDPRPERY
- a CDS encoding glycosyltransferase; this translates as MRILVVTTPMGPLGSGAGGGVELTALSLVAGLLQRGHQVMVLAAEGSRLPASCGGAELWLERGEAQPSCQHQERHSPLLIPADGLLPRLWRRALSEQHRADVILNLAYDWLPLWLTPHVTTPLAHLISMGSVGEAMDAVIAEVAARQPGRLAFHTAAQAADFSLPAAPRLVGNGFDLDQYGFNPQPERLLGWAGRIAPEKGLEDAAAVAAQLQIPLAVWGLPQDPAYARWVESSVPPGTLQWRGFLPTEQLQRELGRCAVLLNTPKWNEAFGNVVVEAMACGVPVAAYARGGPGELVQEGLTGALAAADDRAALALATERALGVERAACRRWAERHCSRAVFAERIEGWLEEVWREAGLQGGGAAAEGGPARRR
- a CDS encoding DMT family transporter, whose product is MPQALRWLLMLLPFALWGTAMAAMRPLLSDGGPLLVATLRLLPAGVLLLLAALLLGRPLAIHRADWPWLLAFALVDGALFQGLLARGLVQTGAGLGSVLIDSQPLLVALMARSLFGEAINPVGWLGLVLGLLGILCLGLPAAVLRHWWLEGPLVPDQRAWSHGELWMLAAAVAMAVGTVLCRYAVRHSDPLAVTGWHMLLGGLPLLALHGAPLLASGGPWLPAWSSLQWGLMAYASLLGSALAYGLFFWFASSGDLTGFTALTFLTPVFAVLCGVVWLQERLSPLQWLGAGLAMVSVLLINRRQQLWGGPL
- the sppA gene encoding signal peptide peptidase SppA produces the protein MVWPWRRKTRRTMARIAIEGPIGGGTRTRVLKALRQVEQRECPALLLRIDSPGGTVGDSQEIHAALLRLRQKGCRVVASFGNISASGGVYIGVAAEKIVANPGSITGSIGVILRGNNLSKLLKRLGVSFETVKSGLYKDILSPDRALSEAERELLQSLIDSSYHQFVGAVAEGRGLETKAVRAFADGRVFSGAQALELGLVDALGDEEAARRLVADLAGLDAEKTRPITFGAPPRRFAGLIPGRSQVDRLQQLLSLELGWCGQPLWLFRP
- the aroH gene encoding chorismate mutase, whose translation is MSGGLQLRALRGATTCQANTAAAIDEAVAELMQALVERNGLEGHQVLSVTFSVTTDLDACFPAAIARRRAGWEHVALLDCQQMAVAGDLTHCIRLLAHAWMDPDRQPCHPYLRGASRLRPDRAS
- a CDS encoding DUF2808 domain-containing protein, with the translated sequence MGFHPPRRPLALAVAAGLGTAALSALSLLSPAALQPPARAQGTPGLLEFRWENSRDYRKLYFFMTNTQRLQRSEYYLVLRPKDRKTAILKLSVTIPDHFDAKIDPSRVELCRMSKGGMLSRTRCLETIPATIEIAENGGAIEIFPDTPVSDTDTIGVYMRLFNPFDVGMYQFNALAQAPGEVPISGYLGSWLIQIDPPSN
- the rpmH gene encoding 50S ribosomal protein L34; this encodes MTKRTLGGTSRKRKRVSGFRVRMRSHTGRRVIRTRRRRGRSRLAV
- the rnpA gene encoding ribonuclease P protein component, with the translated sequence MALPRRHRLKGQRVFDALYRRGRQLHSPHLSLRWHPVKPALEPAAERGHAQSPWRCGVVISSKVHKRAVRRNHLRRLLHNHLTNQGIAPCQGPIWLLLSLKPGSVDREDDALLEECEQLLHRAGLRR
- a CDS encoding PH domain-containing protein, whose protein sequence is MSKQSPTEIQETVFYEGGPAKGDLITNLLFGLTVIGLPFAVGAVVRALWLRFRITSRRIEINGGWLGRDRTQVVYSQIREVRSVPRGFGAWGDMVLVLNDGAKLEMRSMPRFRELEAYIEERRQARRPAAPKGMAA
- the yidC gene encoding membrane protein insertase YidC; the encoded protein is MIGYISDNLLLPILDFFYGLVPSYGLAIIALTVVIRLALFPLSAGSIRNARRMRIAQPVMQKRQAEIKARHASNPQKQQEELGKLMKEFGSPLAGCLPLLVQMPILFALFATLRGSPFADVPYTVNLKVLPADQVATIETKPFNTASHSIFVTSTSHVPVIASLEAGNKLAVGSSETVTLHTKTDESFASVLAGVENGDAFQPSWSVTKGEEVVRVDQNGTITAIAPGDATVEAKIPGLAARSGFLFIKALGQVGFMSEGQVNWDIAGLVAGFGATLFISQILSGMGMPANPQQSTANKITPVMITAMFLFFPLPAGVLLYMVVANIFQALQTFLLSREALPDNLQAILDQQRSQQAITVAAGGVGIGERGGRLPFEPKGKK